In Chitinophaga oryzae, the sequence TGTAGTTCATATAGTTTTGCGTCATTTGTGAGGCTACGTCCACCACTGCAATACCACCTGGCAGCTCATTTCTATGCACTCTGCGGAATGCTGCCTGCGCAGTATTGCTGTCCGGAGCATTGGATATAATGGTGCCTGTAGTATCCTGTGCCTGTGTCATCTGCACAAGGCCTGTCAATACAATAGCGGCTATGAATGCTTTCATCTGGTTCATGAATTTTTGAAATTAGCGGAAACGATACAAGCAGGAACTGCACGTTTTACCATCCGGGGTTTTGTTTAAACTCCACGTACATATTAACATCGGCGTTTTTCAGCGGCAGCCAATAGTGCTTCTCTGAATACTTCCGCTCCAGGATTACGGTTTCACGTAAGTTGAGCACCTTATTATTCCCGGGATCGGCCGTACTGAATGTTGGCGACCGGTCAAACTCCACTGATTTTTTCAGGGTGTACGGCCGTTGTATCAGCAACATCCACCTTCTCAGATCATTAAAACGATGGCCTTCAAAAGAGAGTTCTACTGCCCGCTCGCGCCGGACTTCGCTCATAAATTCGTCCAGCGCGCCGGTAAAGCGGGCAGCCACATGTCCTGCTCCTGCCCTGTCCCGGATGGTATTGATGGCGTCTAATGCCGTTTTATTATAGTTACCGGACTTCCCTGTTGCAGCACCATACCCTTCAGCAGCCGCTTCTGCATACATCAGGTACACGTCTGCCAGGCGCATGTAAGGCAGATGGATATTGAGCGCCTTATCATAGCTCCAGCCGTTATCGAACCTGTTGGCCGTCATAGGTACAAACTTGTGGAGCAAATAACCGGACCGGCTGGCGCTGCTGACATCGCGGTAACTGCCGCCGGTGTAAAGGTTCGCATAGCGGTTGTTTTCATCCGTGGTGGCGCCTTGCACACATTTTACCCCGTCGAACACGATATCGTTATAAAAACGGGGGTCCCTTCCCTTCCAGGGATATGCCGGATCGTAACCCGATTCCGGGTCGGCCTGTGTGATGTCTTTAATGGGCTGCCCGTTAGCCATGCCATAGTAGTCTACATAGTTGGCAGTTGGCACAAAAGTGATGGTTTCTCCTGTCAGCAAAGCGGAGCCATACTGTTTCGCGGTGCCATAGGTAGACCCGTGGGCGCCGTAGTAAGGGCCGCGAAAGATTGCTTCCGTGCCTCCCGGCATTAACCAGTTCTGGCCCGCGCTGTAGAAATTGGTATAATACTTTGAAAAATCCACGAGGCTATAAGGCGCGTCGCCCGACTCGCAGCGTTGCAACAGTTC encodes:
- a CDS encoding RagB/SusD family nutrient uptake outer membrane protein, whose translation is MNKYIKLLRATFGLTVLLGLASCTKFLDREPQSVVSADNAFKTFISFQGYTEELYHCIPDFTNAYWTNSWNWGEDEIQSTSRDFHFIIKIDNGDFWGWQSQFDGWQAGWMDRNNTSTNDDRFAKSLWKLGWYGIRKANMGLENLNNLTDATQEEKDLIKGQLLFFRGWFHFMFMQYFGGLPYIDKVLPGDQKLTLPRLKYSECADKAAADFAEAAKLLPVNWDNTTAGKRTLGKNQLRINKIMALGYLGKNYLWAGSPLMNYVSTGSKTYNTTYCQKAAEAFGELLQRCESGDAPYSLVDFSKYYTNFYSAGQNWLMPGGTEAIFRGPYYGAHGSTYGTAKQYGSALLTGETITFVPTANYVDYYGMANGQPIKDITQADPESGYDPAYPWKGRDPRFYNDIVFDGVKCVQGATTDENNRYANLYTGGSYRDVSSASRSGYLLHKFVPMTANRFDNGWSYDKALNIHLPYMRLADVYLMYAEAAAEGYGAATGKSGNYNKTALDAINTIRDRAGAGHVAARFTGALDEFMSEVRRERAVELSFEGHRFNDLRRWMLLIQRPYTLKKSVEFDRSPTFSTADPGNNKVLNLRETVILERKYSEKHYWLPLKNADVNMYVEFKQNPGW